One segment of Natronobacterium texcoconense DNA contains the following:
- a CDS encoding mechanosensitive ion channel family protein: MPSPSAETVSPPLEVSPLEWLESSLLEFAGSLGDGAWLSVALILLGSVLLARFVQWASRRYLGSRGEEETFGRAAFTEVHTPLAITVALLGVYFSLAVLDLLESVVVGLIGTVLVVLWARASIRIGRHWIEMLQEGEATYEFAPMFGNLWTIVVAISSVLLLVSIWDLEVTPFLASAGVIGIVIGFAAQDAIGNLIGGVALYFDNTYKLGDVIRVEDDMRGTVTDVGIRSTTVLTEDNLLVTVPNAMLNSTQVVNESAPQRHMRLRIPITAAYGTDYELVEELVLEVCEECPLVLDSPSPKLLFKEFGDSALVFELRVYINHPLVEKRAIDRINRGVYDAFEDAGITIPFPQRELSFLEDDVGYEFDERTVTDESPADRD; the protein is encoded by the coding sequence ATGCCGTCTCCATCCGCCGAAACCGTTTCCCCGCCGCTCGAGGTGTCCCCTCTCGAGTGGCTGGAATCCTCTCTACTCGAGTTCGCCGGGTCGCTCGGAGACGGTGCGTGGCTCTCGGTCGCGCTTATCTTGCTTGGCTCGGTCCTACTGGCGCGGTTCGTCCAGTGGGCGAGCCGTCGATATCTCGGCAGCAGGGGCGAAGAGGAGACGTTCGGCCGGGCGGCCTTCACCGAGGTCCACACGCCGCTTGCGATCACGGTCGCACTGCTTGGCGTCTACTTCAGTCTGGCCGTACTGGACCTCCTCGAGTCGGTCGTCGTCGGTCTCATCGGCACGGTGCTGGTCGTTCTTTGGGCGCGAGCGTCGATCCGGATCGGCCGACACTGGATCGAGATGCTCCAGGAGGGGGAGGCGACCTACGAGTTCGCGCCGATGTTCGGCAACCTCTGGACGATCGTCGTCGCTATCAGTTCCGTCCTGCTGTTGGTCTCGATCTGGGATCTCGAGGTCACGCCCTTCCTCGCGTCGGCCGGCGTCATCGGCATCGTGATCGGCTTTGCCGCCCAGGACGCCATCGGGAACCTGATCGGCGGCGTCGCCCTGTACTTCGACAACACGTACAAACTCGGGGACGTCATCCGGGTCGAAGACGACATGCGCGGGACGGTCACCGACGTCGGCATCCGGAGCACGACGGTGCTGACCGAGGACAACCTGCTCGTGACGGTGCCGAACGCGATGCTCAACTCGACGCAGGTGGTCAACGAGAGCGCGCCACAGCGACACATGCGGCTCCGGATCCCGATCACGGCCGCTTACGGTACCGACTACGAACTGGTCGAGGAACTCGTCCTCGAGGTCTGCGAGGAGTGTCCGCTCGTTTTGGACTCGCCGTCGCCGAAACTGCTCTTCAAGGAGTTCGGTGACTCTGCGCTGGTGTTCGAACTCAGAGTGTACATCAACCACCCGCTGGTCGAGAAACGCGCGATCGACCGGATCAATCGCGGCGTCTACGATGCCTTCGAGGACGCCGGGATCACGATCCCGTTCCCACAGCGGGAACTCAGCTTTTTGGAGGACGACGTCGGGTACGAGTTCGACGAGCGAACCGTGACCGACGAGTCGCCGGCGGATCGTGACTGA
- a CDS encoding helix-turn-helix domain-containing protein, which translates to MREFAFTITYDRGADHLMDVFIDHPGLYARTVSCQATTETMWRLDEVTGPREALAVYDDRLANLSRCSSLRGMGGCSIDWTYETIAERPTRRLIYSRQSEGDGCRSVPYLAAKHLEDGVLCRAEQHGHEYRWRLLAEDDVAVRSIYDELGANLRDGLALEFERVGDSTDWPDDLAERSNLPYKQREALELAVEYGYYDDPRRMSIQEIADEEGIPTSTLQYRLTRAEAWLARTFVSTDTGDPVVQAMATTADD; encoded by the coding sequence ATGCGCGAATTCGCTTTTACCATCACCTACGACCGGGGTGCGGATCACCTGATGGACGTTTTCATCGACCACCCCGGTCTCTACGCGCGGACCGTCTCGTGTCAGGCGACCACCGAGACGATGTGGCGACTGGACGAGGTAACCGGTCCTCGAGAGGCACTGGCGGTCTACGACGACCGCCTCGCGAACCTCTCGCGGTGTTCCAGCCTCCGTGGAATGGGCGGCTGCTCGATCGACTGGACCTACGAGACGATCGCCGAACGCCCGACGCGTCGACTCATCTACTCCCGCCAGTCCGAGGGTGACGGCTGTCGGTCGGTGCCGTATCTCGCCGCGAAACACCTCGAGGACGGCGTTCTCTGCCGGGCCGAACAGCACGGCCACGAGTACCGGTGGCGGCTCCTCGCCGAGGACGACGTCGCGGTTCGCTCTATCTACGACGAACTGGGGGCGAACCTGCGTGACGGGCTCGCCCTCGAGTTCGAACGAGTCGGGGACTCGACCGACTGGCCCGACGACCTCGCGGAGCGTTCCAACCTGCCGTACAAACAGCGCGAGGCGCTCGAGCTGGCCGTCGAGTACGGCTACTACGACGATCCGCGTAGGATGTCGATCCAGGAAATCGCGGACGAAGAAGGGATTCCGACATCGACGCTACAGTACCGACTCACCCGCGCGGAGGCCTGGCTCGCCAGGACGTTCGTCTCGACCGACACGGGGGATCCAGTGGTGCAGGCGATGGCGACGACGGCCGACGACTAG
- a CDS encoding amidohydrolase family protein, with translation MHSDEPRTDSGVSRRSYLGLGGSALAALSFAPAGSATEDEAGTEGTADRILIQNGTIVTVDPDYGVLENADLLVEDGRIEEIGHDLEAPAAATIDASDAIVTPGFVNSHLHTWQAGVRGVAGDWSFMEYLDLMLGQVSAQYTPDDVYLGNLFGALEQLNAGATTILDWFHVANSPGHTNRAVDALEDAGIRAVFGHGTPGDDSDLWWEESTEPHPDDVRRLAEERFPTDDGLLTLALGIRGPDYSTDEVVEHDIELARELGVPASMHIGSLGPGGVETLEELDLLGDDLNYVHGNRLTEEEFELIGESGGSVSITPEVEMQMGMGMPPLRETIEGGAIPSIGVDIVSNVSGDMFTQTRFALQTQRALDNQPTVEAGEQVMDLSLTARDALEFATIEGARALGLEDEVGSLTPGKRADVALIQADDVNTTPVHDPIETVVFQAGVGNVDTVLVDGTVVKRDGVLYNPAGRRHQHRLVRSGRRVLERSGVLD, from the coding sequence ATGCACTCCGACGAACCGCGCACTGACAGTGGCGTATCGCGACGAAGCTATCTCGGACTCGGCGGCAGCGCACTGGCCGCGCTTTCATTTGCGCCGGCCGGCAGCGCAACCGAGGACGAAGCCGGTACCGAGGGGACGGCAGACCGAATTCTGATCCAGAACGGAACGATCGTTACCGTCGACCCCGACTACGGCGTCCTCGAGAACGCGGACCTGCTCGTCGAGGACGGCCGAATCGAGGAGATCGGTCACGACCTCGAGGCGCCGGCCGCGGCGACGATCGACGCCAGCGACGCGATCGTCACGCCCGGCTTCGTCAACTCCCATCTCCACACCTGGCAGGCCGGCGTCCGCGGCGTCGCGGGCGACTGGTCGTTCATGGAGTATCTCGATCTGATGCTTGGCCAGGTCAGCGCCCAGTACACGCCCGACGACGTCTATCTCGGGAACCTCTTTGGCGCACTCGAGCAACTCAACGCCGGCGCGACGACGATCCTGGACTGGTTCCACGTCGCCAATTCGCCGGGCCACACGAACCGGGCGGTCGACGCGCTCGAGGACGCCGGTATTCGGGCCGTCTTCGGCCACGGAACGCCGGGCGACGACAGCGACCTGTGGTGGGAGGAGAGTACGGAGCCCCACCCCGACGACGTCCGACGACTCGCCGAGGAGCGGTTCCCGACCGACGACGGCTTGCTCACGCTGGCGCTGGGGATCCGCGGCCCAGACTACTCGACCGACGAGGTCGTCGAACACGACATCGAACTCGCACGCGAACTCGGCGTGCCCGCGTCGATGCACATCGGCTCGCTCGGACCGGGCGGCGTCGAGACGCTCGAGGAACTCGACTTGCTTGGGGACGACCTCAACTACGTCCACGGCAATCGACTCACTGAAGAGGAGTTCGAACTGATCGGCGAGTCCGGCGGTTCGGTCTCGATCACGCCCGAGGTCGAGATGCAGATGGGGATGGGGATGCCGCCGCTACGGGAGACCATCGAGGGCGGTGCGATCCCGTCGATCGGCGTCGACATCGTCTCGAACGTCAGCGGCGACATGTTCACGCAGACGCGGTTCGCCCTGCAGACCCAGCGCGCGCTCGACAACCAGCCGACGGTCGAGGCCGGCGAGCAGGTCATGGATCTCTCGCTCACCGCACGCGACGCCCTCGAGTTCGCGACCATCGAGGGCGCACGGGCGCTCGGCCTCGAGGACGAGGTCGGGTCGCTGACGCCCGGTAAGCGGGCTGACGTTGCCCTCATCCAGGCGGACGACGTCAACACGACGCCGGTTCACGATCCGATCGAAACGGTCGTCTTCCAGGCGGGCGTCGGGAACGTCGACACGGTTCTCGTGGACGGCACCGTCGTCAAGCGCGACGGCGTCCTCTACAACCCGGCAGGGAGACGCCACCAGCATCGACTCGTTCGGTCGGGCCGTCGCGTCCTCGAGCGAAGCGGCGTCCTCGACTGA
- the metX gene encoding homoserine O-acetyltransferase MetX, which yields MTSRDTIDLGEFEFLSGESIPSLEVAYESYGDFTGDNAVLVCHALTGSSHVARRPDAGDDTAGQARAWWGDVVGPGKAIDTTEYYVVCANVPGSCYGTTGPSSTNPETGEPYGTDFPPVTVGDWTRAQRRLLDELGVGRLHAVVGGSVGGMNVLDWLRRYPDDVERAAAVATAGRLDAQCLALDTVARRAITSDPNWNGGHYYGGPEPEDGLARARQIGHIMYLSKASMAQKFGRRSAGRETVREEPPDPAASFFPYREVESYLDYQAEKFVDRFDANSYLYLTRAMDDFDLSAGYESDADALAAFEGELLLLSFTGDWHFTVEQSEALADAAREGRVDVAHHVVESDHGHDAFLVEPEKVGPPLSALLEAGLEGRSITDTAPGDDESSSFAPVHTSLFSE from the coding sequence GTGACGTCCAGAGACACGATCGACCTCGGCGAGTTCGAATTCCTCTCCGGCGAGTCGATCCCGTCGCTCGAGGTGGCCTACGAGAGTTACGGCGACTTTACAGGCGATAACGCCGTCCTCGTCTGTCACGCCCTGACCGGCAGTTCCCACGTCGCACGGCGACCCGACGCGGGCGACGACACCGCTGGCCAGGCTCGCGCGTGGTGGGGCGACGTCGTCGGCCCCGGGAAAGCGATCGACACCACGGAGTACTACGTCGTCTGTGCGAACGTCCCGGGATCGTGTTACGGGACGACCGGCCCCTCGAGTACGAATCCCGAGACCGGCGAGCCCTACGGCACCGACTTCCCGCCGGTGACGGTCGGCGACTGGACGCGCGCCCAGCGACGATTGCTCGACGAACTCGGCGTCGGCCGACTTCACGCGGTCGTCGGCGGCAGCGTCGGCGGGATGAACGTGCTGGACTGGCTGCGCCGGTATCCCGACGACGTCGAACGCGCCGCAGCGGTTGCCACCGCCGGACGTCTCGACGCGCAGTGTCTCGCGCTCGATACGGTTGCCCGACGTGCGATCACGTCCGATCCGAACTGGAACGGCGGCCACTACTATGGCGGGCCGGAACCCGAGGACGGGCTCGCCCGCGCGCGACAGATCGGTCACATCATGTACCTCTCGAAGGCGTCGATGGCCCAGAAGTTCGGCCGGCGCTCTGCGGGCCGAGAGACCGTCCGCGAGGAGCCACCGGACCCTGCGGCGTCGTTTTTCCCCTACCGCGAGGTCGAGTCGTATCTGGACTACCAGGCCGAGAAGTTCGTCGATCGGTTCGACGCCAACAGTTACCTCTACCTGACCCGCGCGATGGACGATTTCGACCTGTCGGCGGGCTACGAGAGCGACGCCGACGCACTCGCGGCGTTCGAGGGCGAGTTGCTCTTGCTGTCGTTTACCGGAGACTGGCACTTCACGGTCGAGCAGTCGGAGGCGCTGGCCGACGCCGCTCGTGAGGGTCGCGTCGACGTCGCCCACCACGTCGTCGAGTCCGATCACGGCCACGACGCCTTCCTCGTCGAACCGGAGAAGGTCGGTCCGCCGCTGTCCGCCCTGCTCGAGGCGGGACTCGAGGGCCGAAGCATCACCGATACTGCGCCCGGCGACGACGAATCGTCCTCGTTCGCTCCGGTCCACACCAGCCTCTTTTCGGAGTAG
- a CDS encoding glycosyltransferase family 87 protein, whose amino-acid sequence MSRPVSSPETGARAVLASGFLLGLGMLAVLLTDRSHMLAANFEVYQVAAETALAGGDFYAVAPDRFPNFFYLYPPITIVPFLPFTAVGLWTGFLAHTLIEVALGLAFAWLLVRWIERYRTLETIDYALIAGFVVGSIHTVPSLVYGQVNLRMALLIAVGLFLLERAVTADDSHSAMRLETFAGIALAGAALLKVFPAAIGLWLLRLRAWWTVAAAVATGVGGLTLGALVFGLERTRTFFLEALLPRSDGDAFAGGLDPAEPYVTIRRPLSVLFDLEPTLLSILAAVVLLVPLAYVYTGIDSPRDRLVGAHATVLVVFVYFPSFPLYYVITFGTLIPLLYVLEDRSVRLLFVGGALLANLALTGGTLEDVAAVAPPAVAGPLLAVGMPFLTLSTPVLAGVIAMLSGCVLYRHRRSVE is encoded by the coding sequence GTGTCACGTCCCGTCTCCAGTCCCGAAACTGGTGCTCGAGCCGTCCTCGCGAGCGGTTTCCTGCTGGGTCTCGGCATGCTCGCCGTCTTGCTGACCGACCGCTCGCACATGCTCGCGGCGAACTTCGAGGTCTACCAGGTCGCCGCCGAAACCGCCCTCGCCGGCGGAGACTTCTACGCCGTCGCTCCCGACCGGTTCCCCAACTTCTTCTACCTGTATCCGCCGATCACGATCGTCCCGTTCCTCCCCTTCACAGCCGTCGGCCTCTGGACCGGCTTTCTCGCCCACACCCTCATCGAGGTCGCGCTCGGCCTCGCGTTCGCGTGGCTGCTCGTCCGCTGGATCGAACGCTACCGAACGCTCGAGACGATCGATTACGCCCTGATCGCCGGCTTCGTCGTCGGGTCGATCCACACCGTCCCCTCGCTGGTCTACGGCCAGGTCAACCTCCGGATGGCGCTTCTGATAGCGGTTGGCCTCTTCCTGCTCGAGCGAGCGGTCACGGCCGACGATTCCCATTCTGCGATGCGACTCGAGACGTTCGCCGGTATCGCTCTCGCGGGTGCAGCACTGTTGAAGGTCTTCCCTGCTGCGATCGGTCTCTGGCTGCTTCGCCTGCGTGCCTGGTGGACCGTCGCGGCTGCCGTCGCAACCGGCGTTGGCGGCCTCACACTCGGCGCACTCGTCTTCGGTCTCGAGCGAACCCGGACGTTCTTCCTCGAGGCGTTGCTTCCGCGCAGCGACGGCGACGCGTTCGCGGGCGGACTCGATCCCGCCGAGCCCTACGTCACGATCAGGCGACCGCTGTCCGTGCTGTTCGACCTCGAACCGACGCTGCTGTCGATTCTCGCTGCCGTCGTCTTGCTCGTCCCGCTCGCGTACGTCTACACGGGGATCGACTCGCCGCGGGATCGACTCGTCGGCGCGCACGCGACCGTCCTCGTCGTCTTCGTCTACTTCCCGTCGTTCCCACTGTACTACGTGATCACGTTCGGAACGCTGATCCCGCTACTGTACGTGCTCGAGGATCGCTCGGTCAGACTGCTCTTCGTCGGCGGCGCCTTGCTCGCGAACCTGGCGCTCACTGGCGGGACGCTCGAGGACGTCGCAGCCGTCGCACCGCCTGCGGTCGCCGGTCCGTTGCTCGCGGTCGGGATGCCGTTTCTGACGCTGTCGACGCCGGTTCTCGCGGGTGTGATCGCAATGCTCTCCGGCTGTGTACTGTATCGGCATCGACGCTCGGTGGAGTGA
- a CDS encoding universal stress protein, with protein MYDRILLPTDAEKGAELATEHAIALADHTDADLHLLYVVDSDVYGSYTGDEYVHELEGLETALEQEGEDALEAAAESAREAGLEPETAVRHGTPHEEILDYADDEDVDLLVMGSKERSGEYRRLLGSVTDRVARLASRPVTIVKTPVEE; from the coding sequence ATGTACGACCGAATCCTGCTACCGACCGACGCCGAGAAGGGAGCCGAACTCGCGACCGAACACGCCATCGCACTCGCCGACCACACCGACGCCGACCTCCACCTGCTGTACGTCGTCGACAGCGACGTCTACGGCTCCTACACCGGCGACGAGTACGTCCACGAACTCGAGGGGCTCGAGACTGCCCTCGAACAGGAAGGTGAGGACGCTCTCGAGGCGGCCGCTGAATCGGCTCGTGAGGCAGGTCTCGAGCCGGAGACGGCGGTCAGGCACGGGACGCCACACGAGGAAATTCTCGACTACGCCGACGACGAGGACGTCGACCTGCTGGTCATGGGGTCGAAAGAGCGCTCGGGCGAGTACCGACGACTGCTGGGAAGCGTCACCGACCGCGTCGCACGACTGGCCTCTCGGCCGGTGACGATCGTCAAGACGCCGGTCGAGGAGTAG
- the serB gene encoding phosphoserine phosphatase SerB — translation MTVVAFDFDGTLSDSEMTVLLGDRCGVADDMAEITERAMNDEIGYAESLRERAALLEGLSEDDARDAFDEVELREGAADLIAELNDAGVTTAILTGGFERGVATALEREGVSVDHIVSNRLPMEDGESEATASDTASGDQPRALTGDVEGPLIEGTKDDALEDLADDVGVSLAETVAVGDGANDLPMLEVAGLSIGFDPKPAVEPACDVVVTSMEEAREVLDEEAVLESA, via the coding sequence ATGACAGTCGTCGCCTTCGACTTCGACGGGACGCTTTCCGACTCCGAGATGACCGTGTTGCTCGGTGACCGCTGTGGCGTCGCCGACGACATGGCCGAGATCACCGAACGCGCGATGAACGACGAAATCGGCTATGCCGAGAGTCTACGGGAACGAGCAGCCCTGCTCGAGGGCCTCTCCGAGGACGACGCCCGCGACGCCTTCGACGAGGTCGAACTCCGCGAGGGTGCAGCCGACCTGATCGCCGAATTGAACGACGCCGGCGTCACGACGGCGATCCTGACCGGCGGCTTCGAACGCGGCGTCGCGACGGCACTCGAGCGCGAGGGAGTCTCGGTCGATCACATCGTCTCGAACCGACTGCCGATGGAAGACGGGGAGAGCGAGGCGACAGCCTCGGATACTGCGAGCGGCGATCAGCCGCGAGCACTCACCGGCGACGTCGAGGGGCCACTCATCGAGGGGACCAAAGACGACGCCCTCGAGGATCTGGCCGACGACGTCGGCGTCTCGCTCGCGGAAACCGTCGCGGTCGGCGACGGAGCCAACGACCTGCCGATGCTCGAGGTCGCGGGGCTCTCGATCGGTTTCGACCCGAAACCGGCCGTCGAACCGGCGTGTGACGTCGTCGTGACCTCGATGGAGGAGGCCCGCGAGGTGCTCGACGAGGAGGCCGTCCTCGAGTCGGCCTGA
- a CDS encoding cyclase family protein, producing the protein MYRDLSHPIESGMQTYPGDPAVELEEWATIPEDGASVRELRCSSHAGTHIDAPSHTESDGDTLEDRDVGEYVFDAQFVDLAPCEPREPIEPAELPATLESADLLVVRTGYDAHWNTDAYLDHPYLTPETATVLRNANCGVATDTLSPDPTPTERASANEPDGIPAHDELLGADLPILENLTNLEELPERFTLYAFPLPLKDGDGSPVRAVAALE; encoded by the coding sequence ATGTACCGCGACCTCTCGCATCCGATCGAGTCCGGAATGCAGACGTATCCCGGCGACCCTGCGGTGGAACTCGAGGAGTGGGCGACAATACCGGAGGACGGCGCTTCCGTTCGAGAACTGCGCTGTAGCAGTCACGCGGGTACCCACATCGACGCCCCAAGTCACACCGAATCCGACGGGGACACCCTCGAGGATCGCGACGTCGGCGAGTACGTCTTCGACGCGCAGTTCGTCGATCTCGCGCCCTGCGAACCACGGGAACCGATCGAGCCAGCGGAGCTGCCGGCCACGCTCGAGTCCGCAGACCTGCTGGTCGTCCGAACCGGCTACGACGCCCACTGGAACACCGATGCCTACCTCGACCATCCGTACCTTACACCAGAGACTGCGACGGTCCTCCGAAACGCGAACTGTGGCGTCGCGACGGATACGCTCAGCCCGGATCCGACGCCGACGGAACGCGCGAGTGCGAACGAACCAGACGGGATTCCCGCCCACGACGAACTGCTGGGTGCCGACCTGCCGATCCTCGAGAACCTCACGAACCTCGAGGAGCTTCCCGAGCGATTCACGCTGTATGCGTTCCCACTGCCGCTGAAAGACGGCGACGGCTCCCCGGTCAGAGCCGTCGCAGCGCTCGAGTAG
- a CDS encoding EamA family transporter codes for MTDATLQVLVLALIPALFWGFAPIFDKRGMAAGGGSVQASLVVVIVDSVIYWLVIAALYGRSAFSGLTLEVLAVFAFAGVIGTALGRITIFVGVDKVGASLNSTILSTRPLFATLIALVFLGEPLGPVTGLGIVILVAGLSVLTASQGGDLEGWQARELLWPIAAAITFAVANVARRYGMLETPISALEAVAINETAGLVALVAYVAVVGGRDVLEKPRASYRYFVGSGLVTTVAMLSLMAALGLEEGRIAIVDPLVATAPLFTLVFAAVLLRDLERVTRGVVAGAALVVVGAVLITI; via the coding sequence ATGACCGACGCGACGCTTCAGGTACTGGTGCTCGCCCTGATCCCGGCTCTCTTCTGGGGGTTCGCGCCGATCTTCGACAAGCGTGGGATGGCCGCAGGTGGCGGGTCGGTCCAGGCGTCGCTAGTCGTCGTGATCGTCGACTCGGTGATCTACTGGCTCGTCATCGCCGCCCTCTACGGCCGGTCTGCGTTCTCAGGACTTACGCTCGAGGTGCTCGCCGTTTTCGCCTTCGCGGGCGTGATCGGCACCGCACTCGGCCGGATCACGATCTTCGTCGGCGTCGACAAGGTCGGCGCGAGCCTCAACAGTACGATCCTCAGTACGCGACCGCTGTTCGCGACGCTGATCGCGCTGGTCTTTCTCGGCGAACCACTCGGGCCGGTGACGGGCCTGGGCATCGTGATTCTCGTCGCCGGACTCTCGGTGCTGACTGCCTCCCAGGGCGGCGACCTCGAGGGCTGGCAGGCCCGCGAGTTGCTGTGGCCGATCGCCGCCGCGATCACCTTCGCGGTCGCGAACGTCGCCCGACGGTACGGCATGCTCGAGACGCCGATCTCCGCGCTCGAGGCGGTCGCCATCAACGAGACGGCCGGGCTGGTCGCGCTCGTCGCGTACGTTGCTGTCGTCGGTGGGCGGGACGTCCTCGAGAAGCCGCGTGCCTCCTACCGGTACTTCGTCGGCAGCGGCCTGGTGACGACCGTCGCGATGCTGTCGCTGATGGCCGCACTCGGCCTCGAGGAAGGCCGGATCGCCATCGTCGATCCGCTCGTCGCGACCGCGCCGCTGTTTACGCTCGTGTTCGCAGCGGTGTTGTTACGGGACCTCGAGCGTGTAACTCGAGGCGTCGTCGCTGGCGCGGCGCTGGTGGTCGTGGGGGCGGTGTTGATCACGATCTGA
- a CDS encoding O-acetylhomoserine aminocarboxypropyltransferase/cysteine synthase family protein, translating into MSDDASDGPDDEAGCRGHGFETRSVHAGQSPDPATGARAPPIHQTTSYVFEDADTAAERYALEDEGHIYSRISNPTVRTLEKRLAALEGGTGAVATGSGMAALDSATLILAEAGDNVVVSTDTYGGTTTYFSKTATRRNIEPRFVPTLEYDAYEEAIDEDTAFVHVETIGNPSLVTPDFERVAEIAHEHGVPLVVDNTFATPALCRPLEHGADVVWESTTKWLHGSGTTVGGVLVDGGSFPWGEHDYDEIAGENDAYHDVDFSRDFPEAPFAAAARYRSLRTLGNQQTPFDAWQTLQGLESLPLRVERHCENARIVADYLEDHENVAWVTHPGLEDHPTHDNARRYLADFGGMVAFGLENGFDGGKAFCENVELASFLANIGDAKTLVIHPASTTHGQLTPEEQEEAGVTPDLVRMSVGIEDPEDILADLEQAISAATEANAGSETSTRPDDRG; encoded by the coding sequence ATGAGCGACGACGCGAGCGACGGGCCCGACGACGAGGCGGGGTGTCGCGGGCACGGGTTCGAGACACGGAGCGTACACGCCGGACAGTCGCCCGATCCGGCGACCGGTGCGCGGGCACCGCCGATCCACCAGACGACCTCCTACGTCTTCGAGGACGCCGATACCGCCGCCGAGCGGTACGCGCTCGAGGACGAGGGCCACATCTACTCGCGGATCTCGAACCCGACCGTTCGGACCTTGGAGAAACGACTCGCCGCACTCGAGGGCGGGACGGGCGCGGTCGCGACGGGCAGCGGGATGGCCGCGCTCGACTCGGCGACGCTGATCCTCGCGGAGGCCGGCGACAACGTCGTCGTCTCGACCGACACCTACGGCGGGACGACGACCTACTTCTCGAAGACGGCGACCCGCCGAAACATCGAACCGCGATTCGTCCCCACCCTCGAGTACGACGCCTACGAGGAAGCGATCGACGAGGACACCGCGTTCGTCCACGTCGAGACGATCGGCAACCCGTCGCTGGTGACGCCCGACTTCGAGCGCGTCGCCGAAATCGCCCACGAACACGGCGTCCCGCTCGTCGTCGACAACACGTTCGCGACGCCCGCACTCTGTCGGCCGCTCGAGCACGGCGCAGACGTCGTCTGGGAGTCGACGACCAAGTGGCTCCACGGCTCCGGCACGACGGTCGGCGGCGTCCTCGTCGACGGCGGCTCGTTCCCCTGGGGGGAGCACGACTACGACGAAATCGCCGGCGAGAACGACGCCTATCACGACGTCGACTTCTCGCGGGACTTCCCCGAGGCACCGTTCGCCGCCGCGGCGCGATACCGGTCGCTGCGGACGCTTGGCAACCAGCAGACGCCGTTCGACGCCTGGCAGACCCTGCAGGGACTCGAGTCGCTGCCGCTGCGGGTCGAGAGACACTGCGAGAACGCACGGATCGTCGCGGACTACCTCGAGGATCACGAGAACGTCGCCTGGGTTACCCATCCCGGACTCGAGGACCACCCCACTCACGACAACGCCCGGCGCTATCTTGCAGACTTCGGCGGGATGGTTGCGTTCGGCCTCGAGAACGGGTTCGACGGTGGGAAAGCGTTCTGCGAGAACGTCGAACTTGCGTCCTTCCTCGCGAACATCGGCGACGCGAAGACGCTGGTCATCCACCCCGCGAGCACGACCCACGGCCAGCTAACCCCCGAGGAACAGGAGGAAGCGGGCGTCACGCCCGACCTCGTCCGGATGTCCGTGGGGATCGAAGACCCCGAAGATATTCTGGCCGATCTCGAGCAGGCGATTTCGGCGGCCACGGAAGCGAATGCCGGTTCCGAAACGTCGACACGGCCGGACGACCGAGGGTGA